A section of the Candidatus Effluviviaceae Genus I sp. genome encodes:
- a CDS encoding purine-nucleoside phosphorylase has protein sequence MTSRDRLARSVDWLGRAGFGGATLGIVLGSGLSSFLDGVEVIARARCADVPGFPVPGVGGHDGAVVSCTIASKPALVISGRVHHYEGRGPDEVVFAVRALRRLGVVALALTNASGGVDPGFSVGDVMLIVDQISLLGGRCRTAGAPTGRAPAYSPRLAALARDVGAARGIALREGVYLGSLGPAYETPAEISLARRLGASAVGMSTVSEAAAAAGAGMEVLGLSLITNVPLPGRFTSTTHGEVLRAGRAGSRKLLSLVEGVAERL, from the coding sequence ATGACCTCGAGAGACCGGCTCGCGCGGTCCGTGGACTGGCTGGGGCGGGCCGGGTTCGGCGGCGCGACGCTCGGCATCGTGCTCGGCTCCGGGCTCTCGTCGTTCCTGGACGGTGTCGAGGTCATCGCCCGCGCGCGGTGCGCGGACGTGCCCGGCTTCCCCGTTCCCGGAGTCGGGGGGCACGACGGCGCCGTCGTCTCGTGCACGATCGCGTCGAAGCCGGCGCTCGTGATCTCCGGCCGCGTGCACCACTACGAGGGGCGTGGCCCCGACGAGGTCGTGTTCGCCGTGCGCGCGCTGCGCCGCCTCGGGGTCGTCGCGCTCGCTCTCACGAACGCCTCGGGCGGCGTGGACCCGGGCTTCTCGGTCGGGGACGTGATGCTCATCGTCGATCAGATATCGCTCCTCGGCGGGCGATGCCGCACGGCCGGCGCGCCGACGGGCCGCGCGCCCGCGTACTCGCCGCGCCTCGCGGCGCTCGCGCGGGACGTCGGCGCGGCGCGCGGCATCGCGCTTCGCGAGGGCGTGTACCTCGGGTCGCTCGGGCCGGCCTACGAGACGCCGGCGGAGATCTCGCTGGCCCGGAGGCTCGGGGCCTCCGCCGTCGGCATGTCGACGGTCTCCGAGGCGGCGGCCGCGGCGGGCGCCGGCATGGAGGTGCTCGGCCTCTCGCTCATCACGAACGTCCCGCTTCCCGGCCGCTTCACGAGCACGACGCACGGGGAGGTCCTCAGGGCCGGCCGCGCCGGATCGAGGAAGCTCCTTTCGCTCGTCGAGGGGGTCGCGGAGCGGCTATAA
- a CDS encoding bifunctional folylpolyglutamate synthase/dihydrofolate synthase, with protein sequence MTKRDGRAFDSYRSCLDWLFARHRFVMKPGLERVERLLEAAGRPDRAFRIVHVAGTNGKGSTSTMIARVLTEHGLRTGLYTSPHVVDFTERITVDGAPIPPPTVLEIVERLKPAADEIEATFFEIVTAAAAVHFAERGADLVVAEVGLGGRLDATNALDSALSVITRIALDHTDVLGGSLASIAAEKAGIVRDGGVVVCGAEGDALDVIRGAAAARRARLVDIAAASRLGEARVGANGSVFDVECLGTRYESLRVSMLGRHQIANARAALVALHELAGLGAFRLSEAALRRGLSDAGVLGRLQILERRPTVVADVAHNPDAAAALAAAVDEVFDFDRLIVVLGIMADKDARGFLGALADITDSLVAMRPSTPRAAAPEDVAAAAGELGIPARVVPSAGAALRSALDEAREGDLVLVTGSHYTVGDVLTSLGVGRPAEA encoded by the coding sequence TTGACCAAGCGCGACGGCAGGGCCTTTGACAGCTACCGCTCGTGCCTCGACTGGCTCTTCGCCCGCCACCGCTTCGTGATGAAGCCGGGCCTCGAGCGGGTCGAGAGGCTGCTCGAGGCGGCGGGTCGGCCGGACCGCGCGTTCCGCATCGTCCACGTCGCCGGGACGAACGGGAAGGGCTCCACCTCCACCATGATCGCCCGCGTGCTCACCGAGCACGGGCTGCGCACGGGCCTGTACACCTCGCCCCACGTCGTGGACTTCACCGAGCGCATCACGGTGGACGGCGCGCCGATACCGCCTCCGACCGTCCTCGAGATCGTCGAGCGGCTCAAGCCTGCCGCCGACGAGATCGAGGCGACCTTCTTCGAGATCGTGACCGCGGCGGCCGCCGTGCACTTCGCCGAGCGGGGCGCGGACCTGGTGGTCGCGGAGGTCGGTCTCGGCGGGCGGCTCGACGCGACGAACGCGCTCGATTCCGCCCTGTCGGTCATCACGAGGATCGCGCTGGACCACACCGACGTCCTCGGGGGCAGCCTCGCGTCGATCGCGGCGGAGAAGGCCGGCATCGTCCGCGACGGGGGCGTCGTCGTCTGCGGCGCGGAGGGCGACGCGCTGGACGTCATCCGCGGCGCGGCCGCGGCGAGGCGGGCGCGCCTCGTGGACATCGCGGCCGCGTCGCGCCTGGGCGAGGCGCGCGTCGGGGCGAACGGGAGCGTCTTCGACGTCGAGTGCCTGGGGACGCGGTACGAGTCGCTCCGCGTGTCGATGCTCGGGAGGCATCAGATCGCGAACGCGCGGGCCGCGCTCGTCGCCCTCCACGAGCTTGCCGGCCTCGGGGCCTTCCGCCTGTCCGAGGCCGCGCTGCGTCGCGGCCTGTCGGACGCCGGCGTCCTCGGGAGGCTGCAGATCCTCGAGCGACGGCCCACGGTCGTCGCCGACGTCGCGCACAATCCCGACGCGGCGGCCGCGCTCGCGGCGGCGGTCGACGAGGTGTTCGACTTCGACCGCCTCATCGTCGTGCTGGGGATCATGGCGGACAAGGACGCGCGGGGGTTCCTCGGCGCGCTCGCGGACATCACGGACAGCCTCGTGGCCATGCGCCCGTCCACGCCGCGCGCCGCGGCGCCCGAGGACGTCGCGGCGGCCGCCGGCGAACTCGGCATCCCGGCCCGCGTGGTCCCCTCGGCGGGGGCGGCGCTCAGGAGCGCGCTCGACGAGGCGCGGGAGGGCGACCTTGTCCTGGTCACGGGTTCGCACTACACTGTCGGCGACGTTCTCACGAGCCTGGGAGTCGGCCGGCCGGCGGAGGCGTGA
- a CDS encoding slipin family protein has translation MTSAIIVVLVFLVLVTRAINVLREYERAVLFRLGRLAGVKGPGFVLIVPFIDRIVKVGLRTVALDVPAQDVITKDNVSVKVNAVVYYRVFDAERAIIEVEDYGYATSQLSQTTLRSVIGAAELDELLAEREKINQELQSILDRATDAWGIKVSAVEVKHVDLPEGMQRAIARQAEAERERRAKVIHAEGELQASQTLQSAAKVLSGEPTSLQLRYLQTLSEISAEKNSTIIFPIPVDIIGYFLDAKRKPSQ, from the coding sequence ATGACGTCAGCCATCATCGTCGTGCTGGTGTTCCTCGTTCTCGTCACGAGGGCGATCAACGTCCTCAGGGAGTACGAGCGCGCCGTGCTATTCAGGCTCGGGCGACTCGCGGGCGTGAAGGGGCCCGGCTTCGTCCTCATCGTCCCGTTCATCGACCGCATCGTGAAGGTCGGGCTTCGGACCGTCGCCCTGGACGTTCCGGCGCAGGACGTGATCACGAAGGACAACGTCTCGGTCAAGGTGAACGCCGTCGTCTACTACCGCGTCTTCGACGCCGAGCGCGCGATCATCGAGGTCGAGGACTACGGCTACGCGACCTCGCAGCTCTCCCAGACCACGCTGCGGAGCGTCATCGGCGCGGCCGAGCTGGACGAGCTTCTTGCCGAGCGCGAGAAGATCAACCAGGAGCTGCAGTCCATCCTCGATCGCGCGACGGACGCGTGGGGCATCAAGGTCTCCGCGGTCGAGGTGAAGCACGTGGACCTTCCCGAGGGCATGCAGCGGGCGATCGCGCGGCAGGCCGAGGCCGAGCGCGAGCGGCGTGCCAAGGTCATCCACGCGGAGGGCGAGCTCCAGGCCTCGCAGACCCTCCAGTCCGCGGCGAAGGTGCTCTCGGGCGAGCCGACCTCTCTCCAGCTGCGGTATCTCCAGACGCTCTCCGAGATCTCCGCGGAGAAGAACTCGACGATCATCTTCCCGATCCCCGTGGACATCATCGGGTACTTCCTCGACGCGAAGCGGAAGCCGTCGCAGTAG
- a CDS encoding DHH family phosphoesterase — MTLTGRKYRWQFDEAPAALTDDIRRAAGVSSLMAQVLASRQVASGDDAARFLNPAEAPLPDARLLPAADQVVERVAAAASSGERVVVHGHDDADGVTATVILVEALEQIGIRAGSYIPDRRTEGHGLSAREFDYHAGAGVRLVVTVDSCVSDREAIAHGNGLGIDTIVTDHHEIPPELPAAHAIVNPKLASSSYPYRYLAGTGVSLRVADLLLDALRGRFAPAPGGRIWYGPRWREEALALAAVGSIADKVPMTGDNRSIVAAGLRAMPATERPGLRALLEEARLWGREPDPDDVRESLGPIFGRVSDGRGGNEALGVLLSTDPEAAREGARALVGERARWKDSAAAAMASVRPLLDAAPDPDAPVIVVALPVALDVMGYVASRIADESDRPAVVMAPRNGLLAAEARGPQGFNLVAAFHAMNELFTGYGGHPRAAGFTIEASKADAFRERMLEYARANPPMPEPRRLDAVLPLGEAAPAIASEVDRLRPFGLGNPPATFLSPSVARDDLRDAAARGVHLSTPFRPSSEPAGVVYRLRASDGVALASIVDTVPGGRR; from the coding sequence ATGACCCTGACGGGCAGGAAGTACCGGTGGCAGTTCGACGAAGCGCCGGCGGCACTGACGGATGACATCCGGAGGGCCGCCGGTGTCTCGTCGCTCATGGCGCAGGTGCTGGCGTCGAGGCAGGTGGCGTCGGGCGACGACGCCGCGCGGTTCCTGAACCCTGCGGAGGCCCCGCTGCCCGACGCGCGGCTCCTGCCGGCGGCGGACCAGGTCGTCGAGCGCGTCGCGGCCGCCGCGTCGTCGGGAGAGCGCGTGGTCGTCCACGGGCACGACGACGCCGACGGCGTGACGGCCACGGTCATTCTCGTCGAGGCCCTCGAGCAGATCGGCATCCGGGCAGGCTCCTACATCCCCGACCGGCGGACGGAGGGGCACGGTCTCTCCGCTCGCGAGTTCGACTACCACGCGGGCGCCGGCGTGCGGCTCGTGGTCACGGTCGACAGCTGCGTGAGCGACCGCGAGGCGATCGCGCACGGCAACGGCCTCGGCATCGACACGATCGTCACCGACCATCACGAGATCCCCCCCGAGCTTCCCGCAGCGCATGCCATCGTCAACCCGAAGCTGGCGTCGTCATCCTACCCGTACCGCTATCTCGCGGGGACGGGGGTCTCGCTGCGGGTCGCAGACCTTCTGCTCGACGCCCTGCGGGGGAGGTTCGCGCCCGCTCCCGGCGGGCGGATCTGGTACGGGCCGCGCTGGAGGGAGGAGGCGCTCGCGCTCGCGGCGGTCGGCTCCATCGCGGACAAGGTGCCGATGACCGGCGACAACCGGTCCATCGTGGCGGCAGGGCTCAGGGCGATGCCCGCCACCGAGAGGCCGGGCCTCCGAGCGCTGCTCGAGGAGGCGAGGCTGTGGGGGCGCGAGCCGGACCCCGACGACGTGCGGGAGTCCCTCGGGCCGATCTTCGGACGCGTGTCCGACGGGCGCGGCGGCAACGAGGCGCTCGGCGTGCTGCTCTCGACCGACCCCGAGGCCGCCCGCGAAGGCGCCCGGGCGCTGGTCGGCGAGCGGGCGCGCTGGAAGGACTCGGCCGCCGCGGCGATGGCGAGCGTGCGGCCCCTGCTGGACGCGGCCCCGGACCCCGACGCACCGGTCATCGTCGTCGCGCTCCCCGTGGCGCTCGACGTCATGGGGTACGTGGCGTCGCGCATCGCCGACGAGAGCGACCGCCCCGCGGTCGTCATGGCGCCGCGCAACGGCCTCCTGGCCGCCGAGGCGCGCGGACCGCAGGGCTTCAACCTCGTCGCCGCGTTCCACGCGATGAACGAGCTCTTCACGGGGTACGGCGGCCATCCGAGGGCGGCCGGCTTCACGATCGAGGCGTCGAAGGCGGACGCGTTCCGCGAGCGGATGCTCGAGTATGCGCGCGCGAACCCGCCGATGCCGGAGCCCCGGAGGCTCGACGCGGTCCTGCCCCTCGGCGAGGCCGCGCCGGCCATCGCGTCCGAGGTCGATCGCCTGAGGCCCTTCGGGCTTGGGAACCCGCCGGCGACGTTCCTCTCGCCGAGCGTGGCGCGCGATGATCTGAGGGACGCCGCCGCCCGAGGCGTCCACCTCTCGACGCCCTTCCGCCCGTCGTCCGAACCCGCGGGCGTCGTCTACCGGCTGCGCGCGTCGGACGGCGTGGCGCTGGCGAGCATCGTGGACACGGTGCCCGGCGGCCGCCGGTGA
- the tsaE gene encoding tRNA (adenosine(37)-N6)-threonylcarbamoyltransferase complex ATPase subunit type 1 TsaE, with protein MTRRAGPHAIVTRSPDETRELGRALGRALPAGGFVGLLGELGSGKTVLAQGIALGLGCSGVVSSPSFVIVNEYAGRVPVIHVDLYRLSDAGPLHELGYRELFYGEGVALVEWADRVPELLPKDRLDVSLELVDAEVRRVTLTATGPAHAPAVEAADRWASGRGRE; from the coding sequence ATGACGCGCCGCGCCGGCCCTCACGCGATCGTCACGCGGTCGCCCGACGAGACGCGGGAGCTCGGCCGCGCGCTCGGCCGCGCCCTTCCGGCGGGCGGCTTCGTGGGGCTCCTCGGGGAGCTGGGAAGCGGCAAGACCGTCCTCGCGCAGGGCATCGCGCTGGGGCTCGGTTGCTCCGGGGTCGTGTCGAGCCCGAGCTTCGTCATCGTCAACGAGTACGCGGGCCGCGTGCCCGTCATCCACGTTGACCTGTACCGCCTGTCGGACGCCGGGCCGCTCCACGAGCTCGGGTATCGCGAGCTCTTCTACGGCGAAGGCGTGGCGCTCGTCGAGTGGGCGGACCGCGTCCCCGAGCTCCTGCCGAAGGACCGGCTGGACGTCTCGCTCGAGCTCGTGGACGCGGAGGTCCGCCGCGTGACCCTCACGGCGACGGGGCCGGCCCACGCGCCGGCGGTCGAGGCGGCTGACCGCTGGGCGAGCGGACGGGGGAGGGAGTAG
- the tsaB gene encoding tRNA (adenosine(37)-N6)-threonylcarbamoyltransferase complex dimerization subunit type 1 TsaB has protein sequence MRVLTIETSTPVEDVAVVEGGEVLAARRLAAGRGRAEELIIAIAETLRESGTDLRALDAIGVSIGPGRFTGLRVGLATAKGLSAVSGVPVRPVPTLEALARSARDEGELVGAALDARRGEVYGALFVLGRAPRRLLDDAAEPPDAFAARVAGAAAGKPVLLVGTGAVAYRDELMRALGDAARFPSEELQRPSARAIAAMVEGASAAPPPDLDALEPIYLRGV, from the coding sequence ATGCGCGTGCTCACGATCGAGACCTCAACACCCGTCGAGGACGTCGCCGTCGTCGAGGGCGGCGAGGTCCTGGCCGCGCGACGGCTCGCCGCCGGCCGCGGCCGCGCCGAGGAGCTCATCATCGCCATCGCCGAGACGCTTCGCGAGTCCGGGACGGACCTCAGGGCGCTCGACGCCATCGGCGTCTCGATCGGGCCGGGGCGCTTCACGGGCCTCAGGGTGGGTCTCGCGACGGCCAAGGGGCTCTCGGCGGTCTCCGGCGTGCCCGTGCGGCCGGTGCCGACGCTCGAGGCCCTCGCGCGGAGCGCCCGGGACGAGGGGGAGCTCGTGGGCGCGGCGCTCGACGCCAGGCGCGGCGAGGTCTACGGGGCGCTCTTCGTGCTGGGGCGGGCGCCCCGGCGCCTTCTCGATGACGCCGCCGAGCCGCCGGACGCCTTCGCCGCGCGCGTGGCCGGCGCGGCGGCCGGGAAGCCCGTGCTCCTCGTCGGCACCGGGGCCGTAGCGTACCGCGACGAGCTCATGCGGGCGCTCGGGGACGCGGCGCGCTTCCCGTCGGAGGAGCTGCAGAGGCCCTCGGCGCGCGCGATCGCGGCGATGGTCGAGGGCGCTTCGGCTGCTCCTCCGCCCGACCTCGACGCGCTCGAGCCCATCTACCTCCGGGGCGTGTGA
- the rimI gene encoding ribosomal protein S18-alanine N-acetyltransferase, whose protein sequence is MDARAVSDPVTVRPMTADDLDAVCEIEQAVFAMPWSRQSFENEVSGDTRSMSFVAEEGGRVEGYLVAWHVVDELHIGNLAVRPDRQGEGLGARLVAAALAAAAGRGIRHAALEVRVSNARAIAVYERCGFRGVAIRRGYYEDNGEHALVMFREFGEAADGPGAEGVA, encoded by the coding sequence ATGGACGCGCGCGCCGTGTCGGACCCCGTGACCGTGAGGCCGATGACCGCGGACGACCTCGACGCCGTCTGCGAGATCGAGCAGGCGGTCTTCGCGATGCCGTGGTCGAGGCAGTCGTTCGAGAACGAGGTCTCCGGGGACACGCGCTCCATGTCGTTCGTCGCCGAGGAGGGCGGTCGCGTCGAGGGGTACCTCGTCGCCTGGCACGTCGTCGACGAGCTCCACATCGGCAATCTCGCGGTCCGACCGGACAGACAGGGCGAGGGCCTCGGCGCCCGGCTCGTGGCGGCGGCGCTCGCCGCGGCGGCCGGGCGCGGCATCCGGCACGCGGCGCTCGAGGTGCGCGTGTCGAACGCCCGCGCCATCGCCGTCTACGAGCGGTGCGGGTTCCGCGGCGTCGCGATCCGCCGCGGGTACTACGAGGACAACGGCGAGCACGCGCTCGTCATGTTCCGCGAGTTCGGCGAGGCGGCCGACGGCCCGGGCGCGGAGGGCGTGGCATGA
- a CDS encoding ROK family protein, whose translation MPHCLGIDIGGTNVKAALVSDEGTVAAFLLRAWSGGDPADAVAAAAGLVEELERPGGEARPNACGVGCAGLVDGARGVVRLSPNLPSWRDVELARLLSEALGARTLVENDANAAAYAEHRAGAARGAGNAAVLTIGTGVGGGLILGGRLYRGSHGFAGEVGHATIDLDGPACACGGTGCLERLVSADAIVARAAERARGGSSALAAAARAGALTAKDVGQAAAGGDAAALGVMEETGRLLGVGLANLVEILDLEVIVIGGGVASAGESLLSPARTEMAARVAGPPWRLPKVVPALLGETAGVVGAALLAAHHFRTPA comes from the coding sequence TTGCCGCACTGCCTGGGCATCGACATCGGCGGCACGAACGTGAAGGCGGCGCTCGTTTCCGACGAGGGGACAGTCGCCGCCTTCCTGCTCAGGGCATGGTCCGGCGGGGACCCCGCCGACGCCGTCGCGGCCGCGGCGGGCCTCGTCGAGGAGCTCGAGCGGCCCGGCGGGGAAGCGCGGCCGAACGCGTGCGGCGTCGGCTGCGCGGGCCTCGTGGACGGCGCGCGGGGCGTCGTCCGCCTGTCGCCGAACCTGCCGTCGTGGCGGGACGTCGAGCTCGCGCGTCTGCTGTCCGAGGCGCTGGGCGCGCGGACGCTCGTGGAGAACGACGCGAACGCCGCGGCGTACGCGGAGCACCGGGCCGGGGCGGCGCGCGGAGCCGGGAATGCCGCCGTGCTCACGATCGGGACCGGGGTCGGCGGCGGTCTCATCCTGGGCGGCCGGCTGTACCGCGGGTCGCACGGCTTCGCCGGCGAGGTGGGGCACGCGACGATCGACCTCGACGGGCCGGCGTGCGCGTGCGGGGGCACGGGGTGCCTCGAGCGGCTCGTGAGCGCGGACGCCATCGTGGCGCGGGCGGCGGAGCGCGCGCGCGGCGGGTCGTCGGCGCTGGCCGCCGCGGCGCGCGCCGGGGCGCTGACCGCGAAGGACGTCGGCCAGGCCGCGGCGGGCGGCGACGCCGCCGCCCTGGGCGTGATGGAGGAGACCGGGCGCCTCCTTGGCGTGGGGCTTGCGAACCTCGTCGAGATCCTGGACCTCGAGGTCATCGTCATCGGCGGCGGCGTCGCGTCGGCCGGGGAGAGCCTCCTTTCGCCCGCGCGGACGGAGATGGCGGCGCGCGTCGCCGGCCCTCCGTGGCGGCTCCCGAAGGTCGTGCCGGCTCTCCTCGGGGAGACGGCCGGCGTCGTGGGCGCCGCGCTGCTCGCCGCACACCACTTCCGGACGCCCGCCTGA
- a CDS encoding acetyl-CoA carboxylase carboxyltransferase subunit beta produces the protein MDQVPWLKRRKPAIKEAPRREVPDGLWRKCEGCGEIIYHKELERGLWTCARCGYHFQIGAEQYRDLLVDEGSFVELLSGIEPTDPLGFVDSKRYSDRLDAAKRKSGLNEAVHTGSGRIDGHLAMLALLEFAFLGGSMGSVMGEKIARLTRMAIEERVPLVTVSSTGGARMQEGIFSLMQMAKTSAMLARLHEEGLLHIAIQAHPTTGGVTASFASLGDIIIAEPGALIGFAGPRVIQQTIKQDLPGGFQRAEFMLSHGMVDMVVRRKDLKRTVSRVLAFFADEGRDRAEDALDQARRQGL, from the coding sequence ATGGACCAGGTGCCGTGGCTCAAGCGAAGGAAGCCCGCCATCAAGGAAGCGCCCAGGCGCGAGGTGCCCGACGGCCTGTGGCGCAAGTGCGAGGGGTGCGGCGAGATCATCTACCACAAGGAGCTCGAGCGCGGCCTGTGGACCTGCGCCCGGTGCGGCTATCACTTCCAGATCGGCGCGGAGCAGTACCGCGACCTCCTGGTGGACGAGGGGAGCTTCGTTGAGCTTCTCTCGGGGATCGAGCCCACGGACCCGTTGGGCTTCGTCGACTCCAAGCGATACTCCGACCGGCTCGACGCGGCGAAGCGCAAGTCCGGGCTCAACGAGGCCGTGCACACCGGGAGCGGCAGGATCGACGGGCATCTCGCCATGCTCGCGCTCCTCGAGTTCGCGTTCCTCGGCGGGAGCATGGGCTCCGTGATGGGCGAGAAGATCGCGCGGCTCACGCGCATGGCCATCGAAGAGCGCGTGCCGCTCGTCACGGTCTCGAGCACGGGCGGAGCGCGGATGCAGGAGGGTATCTTCTCGCTCATGCAGATGGCGAAGACGAGCGCCATGCTCGCGAGGCTGCACGAGGAGGGGCTTCTGCACATCGCCATCCAGGCCCACCCGACCACCGGCGGAGTGACCGCGAGCTTCGCCTCGCTCGGCGACATCATCATCGCCGAGCCCGGCGCGCTCATCGGCTTCGCCGGCCCGAGGGTCATCCAGCAGACGATCAAGCAGGACCTGCCCGGCGGCTTCCAGCGGGCCGAGTTCATGCTCTCGCACGGCATGGTGGACATGGTCGTGCGCCGCAAGGACCTCAAGCGGACCGTATCGAGAGTGCTCGCCTTCTTCGCCGATGAGGGGCGCGACCGCGCGGAGGATGCGCTTGACCAAGCGCGACGGCAGGGCCTTTGA
- the ugpC gene encoding sn-glycerol-3-phosphate ABC transporter ATP-binding protein UgpC, whose product MAKVVMKKVSKVFDGNVVAVKDMDLVVEDREFVVLVGPSGCGKSTLLRMVAGLEEVTSGEIHIDDLLVNDVPPKDRDIAMVFQNYALYPHMTVYENMAFGLRLRKYPRAEIDARVREAAEILEISALLDRRPKALSGGQRQRVAVGRAIVRKPKVFLFDEPLSNLDAKLRVQTRTQIIKLHERLKATIIYVTHDQVEAMTMGTRIVVMKDGVAHQVAAPLTVYQRPVDQFVAGFIGSPAMNFIEGALARRDGRTVFVAGDFSAPVADDPGGVLASHGEREIVLGIRPEDIHEPADASRFPASARIRAHVDVVEPMGNEIYLYVTMGERPLVARVDVRTPPALNTDIDLLLDMSRAHFFDKGTGRSLLFGAGE is encoded by the coding sequence ATGGCCAAGGTGGTCATGAAGAAGGTCTCGAAGGTCTTCGACGGCAACGTCGTCGCCGTCAAGGACATGGACCTCGTGGTCGAGGACCGGGAGTTCGTCGTGCTCGTCGGACCGTCCGGGTGCGGGAAGTCCACGCTCCTCAGGATGGTCGCCGGCCTCGAGGAGGTGACCTCGGGCGAGATCCACATCGACGACCTTCTCGTGAACGACGTCCCGCCCAAGGACCGCGACATCGCGATGGTCTTCCAGAACTACGCGCTCTACCCGCACATGACCGTGTATGAGAACATGGCCTTCGGCCTCCGCCTCCGGAAGTACCCCAGGGCCGAGATCGACGCGCGCGTGCGCGAGGCGGCGGAGATCCTCGAGATCTCGGCGCTCCTCGACCGGAGGCCCAAGGCGCTCTCCGGCGGCCAGCGGCAGCGCGTGGCCGTGGGGCGGGCGATCGTCAGGAAGCCCAAGGTCTTCCTGTTCGACGAGCCGCTCTCGAACCTCGACGCCAAGCTCAGGGTGCAGACGAGGACGCAGATTATCAAGCTGCACGAGCGGCTCAAGGCGACCATCATCTACGTCACGCACGACCAGGTCGAGGCCATGACGATGGGGACGCGCATCGTCGTCATGAAGGACGGCGTCGCGCATCAGGTGGCCGCGCCGCTGACCGTCTACCAGCGCCCCGTGGACCAGTTCGTGGCGGGGTTCATCGGGAGCCCCGCGATGAACTTCATCGAGGGAGCGCTCGCGCGGCGCGACGGGCGGACCGTGTTCGTCGCCGGCGACTTCTCGGCGCCCGTGGCGGACGACCCGGGCGGCGTCCTGGCGTCGCACGGCGAGCGCGAGATCGTGCTCGGCATCAGGCCCGAGGACATCCATGAGCCGGCGGACGCGAGCCGGTTCCCGGCGTCGGCCAGGATCCGCGCCCACGTGGACGTCGTCGAGCCGATGGGCAACGAGATCTACCTCTACGTGACCATGGGCGAGAGGCCGCTCGTCGCGCGCGTCGACGTGCGCACCCCCCCGGCGCTCAACACGGACATCGACCTGCTCCTGGACATGTCGCGCGCGCACTTCTTCGACAAGGGTACCGGCAGATCGCTCCTGTTCGGCGCGGGGGAGTGA
- a CDS encoding HU family DNA-binding protein: MNKAELIEAVVKRSGLTNKAAKDIVDAMFDADSGIIAKALKGRDRVQLSGFGTFSAQHRPSRDWRIPGTDKTKHVDAHYYPKFSAGKSLKDYVK; encoded by the coding sequence ATGAACAAGGCAGAGCTCATTGAGGCCGTTGTGAAGAGGTCCGGACTCACGAACAAGGCCGCGAAGGACATCGTCGACGCGATGTTCGATGCCGACAGCGGCATCATCGCGAAGGCCCTGAAGGGGCGCGACAGGGTGCAGCTCTCCGGCTTCGGCACCTTCAGCGCGCAGCACAGGCCGTCGCGCGACTGGCGGATCCCGGGCACGGACAAGACCAAGCACGTGGACGCGCACTACTATCCGAAGTTCAGCGCCGGCAAGTCGCTGAAGGACTACGTGAAGTAG